A part of Streptomyces sp. NBC_01235 genomic DNA contains:
- a CDS encoding ArnT family glycosyltransferase: MTTHLDQTTSWGPPDTAPPQDVPQEPVVPAPESGEPKQPLHRRLWRGRPEDPRWARPAFLGLLAATLLLYLYNLSASGYANSFYSAAVQAGSQSWKAFFFGSLDAGNAITVDKPPASLWPMALAVRIFGLNSWAILAPEVLMGVGTVAVVYASVRRRFSPAAGLIAGAVLALTPVAALMFRFNNPDAMLALLMAVACYMVARALEDGRTKWLVWAGVAIGFAFLAKTLQAFLILPPLALVYAVCAPVSVKKRFGQLAVATGALIVSGGWWVAIVELWPASSRPYIGGSQNNSFLELTFGYNGLGRLNGEETGSVGGGGGGGNTGQWGETGWDRMFNSEIGGQISWLLPAALILLAGGLVATRKLKRTSTTRGLFLVWGGSLLITVVVFSYMAGIFHQYYTVALAPYMAAVIGMGAGILWEKRSEIWASITLAASVVAAAAWSYVLLNRTPDYLPWLRWLVLIGGLVAALGLTFAGRVNRQLALAAASVGLVAALAGPTAYTISTLQEGHTGSIVTAGPAGASMMGGGGPGGGGGRGGFGGNGGGTGGQQGQNQQNGNGNTQNQGQGQNQQGGGAGGFPGGGMPGQNQQNGNGSTQGQNQQGGMPGGQTGDGGGMGGGGGVGGLLNGASVTDEAKKLLGTDSGKYTWAAAAIGAQNAASYQLATGDAVMAIGGFNGTDPSPTLAQFKQYVADGRIHYFISSGSGGGMGGSSSGTSSQITSWVEANFKKVTVGSATFYDLTQKASS, translated from the coding sequence ATGACCACCCACCTCGACCAGACGACCTCCTGGGGCCCGCCGGACACCGCGCCGCCGCAGGACGTTCCCCAGGAACCGGTCGTCCCGGCACCCGAGTCGGGTGAGCCGAAGCAGCCCCTGCACCGCAGACTGTGGCGCGGCCGCCCCGAGGACCCCCGCTGGGCCCGCCCGGCCTTCCTCGGCCTGCTGGCCGCCACCCTCCTCCTCTACCTCTACAACCTGAGCGCCTCCGGCTACGCCAACTCCTTCTACTCGGCGGCCGTCCAGGCCGGCAGCCAGTCCTGGAAGGCCTTCTTCTTCGGCTCGCTGGACGCGGGCAACGCCATCACCGTCGACAAGCCCCCGGCCTCGCTGTGGCCGATGGCGCTGGCGGTGCGGATCTTCGGCCTGAACTCGTGGGCGATCCTCGCCCCCGAGGTGCTGATGGGCGTCGGCACGGTCGCCGTCGTCTACGCCTCCGTGCGCCGCCGGTTCAGCCCCGCGGCCGGTCTGATCGCCGGCGCCGTGCTCGCGCTGACCCCGGTCGCCGCGCTGATGTTCCGGTTCAACAACCCGGACGCGATGCTGGCCCTGCTGATGGCCGTGGCCTGCTACATGGTGGCCCGCGCGCTGGAGGACGGCCGGACCAAGTGGCTGGTGTGGGCCGGTGTCGCGATCGGCTTCGCGTTCCTCGCCAAGACCCTCCAGGCCTTCCTGATCCTGCCGCCGCTGGCCCTCGTGTACGCGGTGTGCGCCCCGGTGAGCGTGAAGAAGCGGTTCGGCCAGCTGGCCGTCGCGACCGGCGCGCTGATCGTGTCCGGCGGCTGGTGGGTTGCGATCGTCGAGCTGTGGCCCGCTTCCTCCCGCCCGTACATCGGCGGCTCGCAGAACAACTCCTTCCTGGAGCTGACCTTCGGCTACAACGGTCTCGGCCGCCTCAACGGCGAGGAGACCGGCAGCGTCGGCGGCGGCGGTGGCGGCGGCAACACCGGCCAGTGGGGTGAGACCGGCTGGGACCGGATGTTCAACTCCGAGATCGGCGGCCAGATCTCCTGGCTGCTGCCGGCCGCGCTGATCCTGCTGGCCGGCGGTCTGGTGGCCACGCGGAAGCTGAAGCGGACGTCGACGACCCGGGGTCTGTTCCTGGTCTGGGGCGGCTCGCTGCTGATCACCGTGGTCGTCTTCAGCTACATGGCGGGCATCTTCCACCAGTACTACACGGTGGCCCTCGCTCCCTACATGGCGGCCGTGATCGGCATGGGCGCCGGGATCCTGTGGGAGAAGCGGTCCGAGATCTGGGCCTCGATCACCCTCGCGGCCTCGGTCGTCGCGGCGGCTGCCTGGTCGTACGTCCTGCTCAACCGCACCCCCGACTACCTGCCCTGGCTGAGGTGGCTGGTCCTGATCGGCGGCCTGGTCGCCGCGCTCGGCCTGACCTTCGCGGGCCGCGTCAACCGTCAGCTCGCCCTCGCGGCGGCCTCCGTCGGCCTGGTGGCCGCGCTGGCCGGACCGACGGCGTACACCATCAGCACGCTCCAGGAGGGCCACACCGGCTCCATCGTGACCGCCGGTCCGGCCGGCGCGAGCATGATGGGCGGCGGCGGTCCGGGTGGCGGCGGTGGCCGGGGCGGCTTCGGCGGCAACGGCGGCGGCACGGGCGGTCAGCAGGGCCAGAACCAGCAGAACGGCAACGGCAACACGCAGAACCAGGGCCAGGGCCAGAACCAGCAGGGTGGCGGCGCGGGCGGCTTCCCCGGCGGGGGCATGCCCGGCCAGAACCAGCAGAACGGCAACGGCAGCACCCAGGGCCAGAACCAGCAGGGCGGCATGCCCGGCGGCCAGACCGGTGACGGTGGCGGCATGGGCGGCGGTGGCGGTGTCGGCGGTCTGCTCAACGGCGCGTCGGTCACCGACGAGGCCAAGAAGCTGCTGGGGACCGACTCCGGCAAGTACACCTGGGCCGCGGCCGCGATCGGCGCCCAGAACGCGGCGAGCTACCAGCTCGCCACGGGCGACGCGGTGATGGCGATCGGCGGCTTCAACGGCACCGACCCGTCCCCGACGCTGGCGCAGTTCAAGCAGTACGTGGCCGACGGCAGGATCCACTACTTCATCAGCAGTGGCTCGGGCGGCGGCATGGGCGGCAGCAGCAGCGGCACGTCCTCGCAGATCACCTCCTGGGTCGAGGCCAACTTCAAGAAGGTGACGGTCGGTTCGGCCACCTTCTACGACCTGACGCAAAAGGCGAGCAGCTGA
- a CDS encoding bifunctional glycosyltransferase family 2/GtrA family protein, with the protein MRTDSSPGTLPAREHLPAATAGTPVLDVVIPVYNEETDLQPCVQRLHDHLTRTFPYSFRITIADNASTDTTPLVAQRLEQRIPEVKNFRLEQKGRGRALRTVWSASDAPILAYMDVDLSTDLNALLPLVAPLISGHSDLAIGSRLARSSRVVRGPKRELISRAYNLILRGSLQARFSDAQCGFKAIRRDVAQVLLPLVEDTGWFFDTEMLVLAERAGLRIHEVPVDWVDDPNSTVHIVKTATDDLKGVWRVGKALATGSLSLDRLTRPFGDDPRDRDIQDVPKGLARQLVGFCVVGGLSTLFYLLLYSGFRQFSGSQVANALALLVSAVANTAANRRLTFGVRGRGGAVKHQAQGLVVFGIGLALTSGSLAALNAATSHPAHSTELAVLIAANLAATVLRFLLFRVWVFSDRRDGDDPADPADPADPATAAVASHAPSSPTYPTASAQAGGPFVPLPQRPVPQQQNSTMYDTTSTYETTQFRAGDAADGTWRDATMRLQPVRPHDTDPGDAR; encoded by the coding sequence ATGCGAACCGACTCTTCTCCCGGCACCCTGCCGGCGCGGGAGCACCTCCCGGCCGCCACAGCCGGTACGCCTGTCCTGGACGTAGTGATCCCCGTCTACAACGAGGAGACGGACCTCCAGCCGTGCGTCCAGAGACTGCACGACCACCTGACGCGTACGTTCCCGTACTCCTTCCGCATCACGATCGCGGACAACGCGTCGACCGACACCACTCCCCTGGTGGCGCAGCGGCTGGAGCAACGGATCCCGGAGGTGAAGAACTTCCGGCTCGAGCAGAAGGGCCGCGGCCGTGCGCTGCGGACCGTCTGGTCGGCCTCGGACGCCCCGATCCTCGCGTACATGGACGTGGACCTGTCCACCGACCTCAACGCGCTGCTGCCGCTGGTGGCACCGCTGATCTCCGGTCACTCCGACCTGGCGATCGGCTCCCGGCTCGCCCGCAGCTCCCGTGTGGTGCGCGGGCCGAAGCGGGAGTTGATCAGCCGCGCCTACAACCTGATCCTGCGCGGGTCGCTCCAGGCCCGCTTCTCCGACGCGCAGTGCGGGTTCAAGGCGATCCGGCGTGATGTCGCACAAGTTCTCCTCCCCTTGGTGGAAGACACCGGCTGGTTCTTCGACACTGAGATGCTGGTGCTCGCCGAGCGTGCCGGTCTCCGTATCCACGAGGTGCCGGTCGACTGGGTCGACGACCCGAACTCCACGGTGCACATCGTGAAGACGGCGACCGACGACCTGAAAGGGGTGTGGCGCGTGGGCAAGGCCCTGGCCACCGGTTCGCTGTCCCTCGACCGGCTCACCCGCCCGTTCGGCGACGACCCGCGCGACCGCGACATCCAGGACGTGCCCAAGGGCCTGGCGCGCCAGCTCGTCGGCTTCTGTGTCGTCGGTGGCCTGTCCACCCTGTTCTACCTTCTTCTCTACAGCGGCTTCCGCCAGTTCAGCGGCTCGCAGGTGGCCAACGCGCTCGCCCTGCTGGTGTCAGCGGTTGCCAACACCGCCGCCAACCGGCGCCTGACCTTCGGGGTGCGGGGCCGCGGCGGGGCCGTCAAGCACCAGGCACAGGGCCTGGTCGTCTTCGGCATCGGCCTCGCGCTGACCAGCGGCTCGCTCGCCGCGCTGAACGCGGCGACGTCCCACCCCGCGCACTCCACCGAGCTGGCGGTCCTCATCGCCGCCAATCTCGCGGCGACGGTGCTGCGCTTCCTGCTCTTCCGCGTGTGGGTGTTCTCCGACCGGCGGGACGGCGACGACCCGGCGGACCCGGCGGACCCGGCGGACCCGGCGACCGCCGCGGTCGCCTCGCACGCCCCCTCTTCTCCGACGTACCCGACCGCGTCCGCGCAGGCCGGCGGCCCCTTCGTGCCGCTGCCGCAGCGCCCGGTCCCTCAGCAGCAGAACAGCACCATGTACGACACGACATCGACGTACGAAACGACTCAGTTCCGCGCCGGTGATGCCGCGGACGGCACCTGGAGGGACGCCACCATGCGGCTGCAGCCGGTGCGCCCCCACGACACCGACCCGGGGGACGCCCGATGA
- a CDS encoding HAMP domain-containing sensor histidine kinase, translating to MSGRRRPRAQKRRAGKPRTLRTRLVVVSVTLIAVVCALIGTVTTLVLRDHLYGQLDGRLGEVAARAAPRGGFGGPPDQAKNGATTPSQQQDKAQVIELAQLVKGPQSDSTIAAKVVNGTITEAERGVKSTDFSMDNKPLTEAQTKVLNSVSQDGKMHTVEIPGLGDYRVKYATNDTSSYYVAIPTTEVDNTISTLILVEISLTVAGLIAAGLAGTVMVSVATRPLRKVAATATRVSELPLHTGEVNLSERVPEAETDPHTEVGQVGAALNRMLNHVHGALHARQESEMRVRQFVADASHELRTPLASIRGYAELTRRGREEVGPDTRHALGRIESEAGRMTFLVEDLLLLARLDAGRPLQFEQTDLVPLVIDTISDARAAGREHVWRLELPDEPALVSADAARLQQVLVNLLANARTHTPTGTTVTARVQRRGPWLCVDVQDNGQGIPADLLPHVFERFARGDSSRSRASGSTGLGLAIVQAVATAHGGAVTVDSVPGRTVFTVHLPALGPAVPQPAPETNWQLDSQVEHSATTWVQQGA from the coding sequence ATGAGCGGGCGACGACGGCCACGTGCGCAGAAGAGACGAGCGGGAAAGCCGCGCACCCTGCGGACGCGGCTCGTCGTCGTGTCCGTGACCCTGATCGCCGTGGTCTGCGCGTTGATCGGGACCGTCACCACCCTGGTGCTACGGGACCACCTGTACGGCCAGCTGGACGGGCGACTGGGTGAGGTCGCGGCGCGTGCGGCGCCTCGCGGCGGCTTCGGAGGGCCGCCCGACCAGGCGAAGAACGGCGCCACCACGCCCAGCCAGCAGCAGGACAAGGCGCAGGTGATCGAGCTCGCGCAGTTGGTCAAAGGCCCCCAGTCGGACAGCACCATCGCGGCCAAGGTCGTGAACGGCACCATCACCGAGGCCGAGCGTGGCGTGAAGTCCACCGACTTCTCGATGGACAACAAGCCGCTCACGGAGGCCCAGACCAAGGTGCTCAACTCCGTCTCCCAGGACGGAAAGATGCACACCGTGGAGATCCCCGGTCTGGGCGACTACCGCGTCAAGTACGCCACCAACGACACCTCCAGCTACTACGTGGCCATCCCCACGACGGAGGTCGACAACACCATCAGCACCCTGATCCTCGTCGAGATCAGCCTCACCGTGGCCGGCCTGATCGCGGCCGGTCTCGCCGGCACCGTCATGGTCAGTGTCGCCACCCGCCCCCTCCGCAAGGTCGCCGCCACCGCAACGCGGGTCTCCGAACTGCCCCTGCACACCGGTGAGGTCAACCTCAGTGAGCGGGTGCCCGAGGCCGAGACGGACCCGCACACCGAGGTCGGACAGGTCGGCGCCGCGCTCAACCGGATGCTCAACCACGTCCACGGCGCCCTGCACGCCCGCCAGGAGAGCGAGATGCGGGTCCGGCAGTTCGTCGCGGACGCCAGCCATGAACTCAGGACACCCCTGGCCTCCATCAGGGGATACGCCGAGCTGACCCGGCGCGGGCGCGAAGAGGTCGGGCCCGACACCCGGCACGCCCTCGGGCGGATCGAGTCCGAGGCCGGCCGGATGACCTTCCTCGTCGAGGACCTGCTCCTGCTCGCCCGGCTCGACGCGGGCCGCCCGCTGCAGTTCGAGCAGACCGACCTCGTCCCCCTCGTCATCGACACCATCAGCGACGCCCGCGCCGCCGGACGCGAGCACGTCTGGCGTCTCGAACTTCCAGACGAGCCCGCCCTGGTGTCCGCGGACGCGGCCCGGTTGCAACAGGTCCTCGTCAACCTGCTCGCCAACGCCCGTACGCACACCCCGACCGGGACGACCGTCACCGCGCGCGTGCAGCGACGCGGGCCGTGGCTGTGCGTGGACGTCCAGGACAACGGTCAGGGGATCCCGGCCGACCTGCTTCCGCATGTCTTCGAGCGGTTCGCGCGCGGCGACTCCTCGCGCTCCCGGGCCTCCGGTTCGACCGGTCTCGGCCTCGCCATCGTGCAGGCCGTCGCGACCGCGCACGGCGGCGCCGTGACCGTCGACAGCGTGCCCGGACGCACCGTGTTCACCGTGCATCTGCCCGCGCTCGGCCCCGCCGTGCCCCAGCCCGCTCCCGAAACGAACTGGCAACTCGACTCACAGGTCGAGCACAGTGCCACCACATGGGTGCAACAGGGCGCTTGA
- a CDS encoding response regulator transcription factor yields the protein MTTTSPQGRTELLRPDGSPVRVLVVDDELSITELLSMALRYEGWQIRSAGDGTGAIQTAREFRPDAVVLDMMLPDMDGLTVLGRLRRELPDVPVLFLTAKDAVEDRIAGLTAGGDDYVTKPFSLEEVVARLRGLIRRSGAADRRSDSVLVVGDLTLDEDSHEVSRAGDNIHLTATEFELLRFLMRNPRRVLSKAQILDRVWSYDFGGQANVVELYISYLRRKIDAGREPMIHTRRGAGYLIKPAAS from the coding sequence ATGACCACGACCTCGCCCCAGGGGCGCACCGAACTGCTGAGGCCGGACGGGAGCCCCGTCCGAGTGCTTGTGGTGGACGACGAACTGTCGATCACCGAACTGCTGTCCATGGCCCTGCGCTATGAGGGATGGCAGATCCGGAGTGCGGGTGATGGCACGGGCGCCATTCAGACCGCCCGTGAGTTCCGGCCCGACGCCGTCGTCCTCGACATGATGCTGCCGGACATGGACGGCCTGACGGTCCTGGGGCGGCTGCGCCGCGAGCTGCCGGACGTTCCGGTGCTGTTCCTCACGGCCAAGGACGCCGTCGAGGACCGTATCGCCGGTCTCACCGCCGGTGGCGACGACTACGTCACCAAGCCGTTCAGCCTGGAAGAGGTCGTGGCCCGGCTGCGGGGGCTCATCCGCCGTTCCGGTGCCGCCGACCGGCGCTCCGACTCCGTGCTCGTCGTCGGGGACCTCACCCTCGACGAGGACAGCCACGAGGTCTCGCGGGCCGGGGACAACATCCACCTGACGGCCACCGAGTTCGAGCTGCTGCGCTTCCTGATGCGCAACCCGCGGCGCGTGCTGAGCAAGGCCCAGATACTCGACCGGGTGTGGTCGTACGACTTCGGCGGCCAGGCCAACGTCGTCGAGCTGTACATCTCCTACCTGCGGCGCAAGATCGACGCCGGACGTGAGCCGATGATCCACACCCGGCGTGGCGCCGGTTACCTGATCAAGCCCGCGGCGTCATGA
- a CDS encoding antibiotic biosynthesis monooxygenase family protein: protein MSEQRVAPVAALQPPYYAVVFTSLRTERDAGYGETAGRLGELVKEIPGFLGEDAARTPGGLGITVAYFRDLDGIERWRAHAEHRAAKEYGRAHWYERYSLHIAKVEHSHGFVREAREA, encoded by the coding sequence ATGAGCGAACAGCGCGTCGCACCTGTTGCCGCACTTCAACCCCCTTACTACGCCGTCGTCTTCACGTCCCTGCGCACCGAGCGGGACGCCGGATACGGCGAGACCGCCGGGCGTCTGGGCGAGCTGGTGAAGGAGATCCCGGGGTTCCTGGGGGAGGACGCGGCCCGTACCCCCGGCGGGCTCGGGATCACCGTCGCCTACTTCCGTGATCTCGACGGCATCGAGCGGTGGCGGGCGCACGCCGAGCACCGGGCGGCCAAGGAGTACGGGCGCGCGCACTGGTACGAGCGGTATTCGCTGCACATCGCCAAGGTGGAACACAGCCACGGGTTCGTGCGGGAGGCTCGGGAGGCCTGA
- a CDS encoding DUF2797 domain-containing protein translates to MAQAWKCTGLRWSAEGPVLMWDGGRRSPLSWGKRVAFGVVEGGVRRCAGARGHACPRGVVMSGRSTGGRCEECARLDRAHSVAADRVADDPRPYRVYLAWFGPGLVKVGITAAERGSVRLLEQGAVCFTWLGAGPLMAARRTEELLRAALRVPDRIPYAEKRAVRAALPDGEEERAREIREVYGQAVELGGWPESLEREPCRPVDHVRAFGLAGAPAAVGEVSELVPGGSVGGELVAAAGPDLHLATREGVVVLDTRLMRGWELVPVGSGEVAFPVRRFEGGEGHLQDGLF, encoded by the coding sequence ATGGCACAGGCATGGAAGTGCACGGGGCTGCGGTGGTCGGCGGAGGGTCCCGTGCTGATGTGGGACGGGGGGCGTCGTAGTCCGCTGTCCTGGGGGAAGCGGGTGGCCTTCGGCGTCGTGGAGGGGGGTGTGCGGCGGTGTGCCGGGGCTCGGGGGCACGCGTGTCCCCGGGGAGTGGTCATGTCGGGGCGGAGTACGGGCGGGCGGTGCGAGGAGTGTGCGCGGCTGGACCGGGCGCACTCCGTCGCCGCCGACCGGGTCGCCGACGATCCGAGGCCGTATCGGGTGTACCTGGCCTGGTTCGGGCCCGGGCTGGTCAAGGTCGGGATCACGGCCGCCGAGCGGGGGTCGGTGCGGCTGCTGGAGCAGGGGGCCGTCTGCTTCACCTGGCTCGGCGCCGGGCCGTTGATGGCCGCCCGGCGCACCGAGGAGCTGCTGCGGGCGGCGCTGCGGGTGCCGGACCGGATTCCGTACGCCGAGAAGCGGGCGGTGCGGGCCGCGCTGCCGGACGGGGAGGAGGAACGGGCACGTGAGATACGTGAGGTGTACGGGCAGGCCGTGGAACTGGGCGGCTGGCCCGAGTCGTTGGAACGTGAGCCGTGCCGACCCGTGGACCATGTGCGGGCGTTCGGGCTCGCCGGGGCGCCGGCCGCAGTCGGCGAGGTGAGCGAGCTCGTCCCCGGGGGCTCGGTGGGCGGAGAGCTGGTGGCGGCCGCCGGGCCCGATCTGCACCTGGCCACCCGGGAAGGGGTGGTCGTCCTCGACACACGGTTGATGCGGGGGTGGGAGCTGGTTCCGGTGGGGAGCGGTGAAGTCGCCTTTCCCGTAAGGCGATTCGAAGGTGGAGAGGGGCACCTGCAGGACGGGCTGTTCTGA
- a CDS encoding HGxxPAAW family protein, whose product MAGHLYDEGHTIAGWTGVAIAALGGSLVGVGVCVASMPAVVGGGVVVAVSALVTWRLHLAGWGKPPGVRPRAEWGMRVRDPGARGGHPGCVGCRLAGRAREAGAALSVPGPTVAGDGTGMEVHGAAVVGGGSRADVGRGAS is encoded by the coding sequence GTGGCTGGGCATCTGTACGACGAAGGGCACACGATCGCCGGCTGGACCGGGGTCGCCATCGCCGCCCTCGGGGGCTCTCTGGTGGGCGTGGGCGTGTGCGTCGCTTCCATGCCCGCGGTGGTCGGCGGGGGCGTCGTCGTCGCGGTGAGCGCGCTGGTCACCTGGAGGCTGCATCTCGCCGGGTGGGGCAAGCCGCCGGGGGTGCGGCCCCGGGCCGAGTGGGGGATGCGGGTGCGGGACCCGGGGGCCCGGGGCGGGCATCCGGGATGTGTCGGGTGCCGGCTCGCCGGGCGTGCGCGAGAGGCCGGGGCCGCGTTGTCAGTGCCTGGGCCTACCGTTGCGGGTGATGGCACAGGCATGGAAGTGCACGGGGCTGCGGTGGTCGGCGGAGGGTCCCGTGCTGATGTGGGACGGGGGGCGTCGTAG
- a CDS encoding MarR family winged helix-turn-helix transcriptional regulator, translating to MTVTPEPPPHRPAATAAQALAAMDDLIATSMVGQQEMAQRLGLNVSDLTCFAYVIQAGENLLTAGDLATRVHVTTGAVTGILNRLERAGYVTRRADPQDRRRVRVAAVPSAVARVHALYEPYYARLNTLFADYSPTEIAVLTDWFTRALTLANTYREELRVRDESAE from the coding sequence ATGACAGTGACACCCGAGCCGCCGCCCCACCGCCCCGCCGCGACCGCCGCGCAAGCGCTCGCGGCGATGGACGACCTCATCGCGACGAGCATGGTCGGCCAGCAGGAGATGGCCCAGCGCCTGGGCCTGAACGTCTCCGACCTGACCTGCTTCGCCTACGTCATCCAGGCCGGCGAGAACCTCCTCACCGCCGGGGACCTCGCGACCCGCGTCCACGTCACGACCGGCGCGGTGACCGGCATCCTCAACCGCCTGGAACGCGCCGGCTACGTCACCCGCCGCGCCGACCCCCAGGACCGCCGCCGAGTCCGCGTCGCCGCGGTCCCCTCCGCGGTCGCCCGCGTCCACGCCCTCTACGAGCCGTACTACGCCCGCCTCAACACCCTCTTCGCCGACTACTCCCCGACCGAGATCGCCGTCCTGACGGACTGGTTCACCCGCGCCCTGACCCTCGCCAACACCTACCGGGAGGAACTTCGTGTACGGGATGAATCGGCCGAATAA
- a CDS encoding DUF2637 domain-containing protein, giving the protein MNHDYADLSFTQREWYPDAYHFGSGTGRPGSPSDGLHAGAPLEPPDTGWDPAEELAYLLQDAMPAERATVVPPPRSEPPSGVDFTDPLENLAQITAQLPPIRRSSAGHRKIQVDKLRFKWLQTGSFVIVAIVAVIVAMVSVFGAMAAYAPLQHITSGAKGGKIAWWPLLVYGPWIVASLSILRTALHRRRALHSWFVVLIFSSVAIMLCVAQAERTFAGIAGAALPAIASLACFQQLVRQITLTLPPRKSASRHRH; this is encoded by the coding sequence ATGAATCACGACTACGCGGATCTCTCGTTTACGCAGCGTGAATGGTACCCCGACGCATACCATTTCGGGTCGGGCACCGGCCGGCCCGGCAGTCCGAGCGATGGCCTGCACGCGGGCGCCCCCTTGGAACCCCCTGATACGGGGTGGGACCCGGCCGAGGAGCTTGCCTATCTCCTGCAGGATGCCATGCCGGCGGAGCGGGCGACCGTCGTGCCGCCGCCGCGCAGCGAGCCGCCATCCGGCGTCGACTTCACCGACCCGTTGGAGAATCTGGCACAGATCACGGCACAGTTGCCGCCCATTCGACGTTCTTCTGCGGGGCACCGGAAGATTCAAGTCGACAAACTTCGATTCAAGTGGTTGCAGACTGGCAGCTTTGTGATCGTCGCAATCGTTGCCGTCATCGTGGCGATGGTCAGCGTCTTCGGTGCCATGGCGGCCTACGCGCCTCTGCAGCACATCACGTCCGGCGCAAAGGGCGGGAAAATCGCCTGGTGGCCTCTTCTCGTATACGGCCCCTGGATTGTGGCCTCTCTCTCCATCCTGCGCACCGCCTTGCATCGGCGCCGAGCCCTACACTCATGGTTCGTCGTTCTAATTTTTTCCTCTGTCGCGATAATGCTGTGCGTAGCTCAGGCCGAGAGGACCTTCGCCGGTATCGCCGGAGCGGCCCTGCCGGCCATCGCATCCCTGGCATGCTTCCAGCAACTTGTCCGACAAATCACATTGACCTTGCCGCCGCGAAAGAGCGCGTCCCGCCATCGGCATTAG
- a CDS encoding YncE family protein: MRIHKRTAVAVAAALIGSLTLIGAGTATATAEETSVALPSASFRDIVVDGVHDRVFVSDPTGGSIVVTDYAGAFVQQITAEEGAAGLVLSADSSKLYVALSTADAIAEIDTATLTETHRYPTGADTSPQSLAMAGGKLWFGYTVGSSGGIGSLDIASPAPEATLVPSGRYWYYAPALASSPADPNVLVAGEEGVSPATLAVYDTATGGLQKRAERLFTSSPSISYLNDFAVTADGQNIVVAANNPSDHQIVRLSDLSSNGYYSSWQFPNAVAVATDGTVATGASGDFVKTYRPGSTWPSLHEYAVNDLQRDGLAWAPDENRLFAITGVSYGSAPTLHVLPDAGKLDTTLSFQVPATSRKGKDLTITGWLSAAEPFPAGTTVEVTRADAAHPTGTPVGTFTISTATGEFTFTEQPRETGDITYTATYKGDGQHMPATTQTTVTITK, encoded by the coding sequence TTGCGCATCCACAAACGTACCGCCGTCGCCGTGGCAGCGGCACTGATCGGCTCGCTGACCCTGATCGGGGCGGGGACAGCAACGGCCACGGCCGAGGAGACGAGTGTGGCGCTGCCCAGCGCCTCGTTCCGGGACATCGTCGTCGACGGAGTGCACGACCGGGTGTTCGTCAGCGACCCGACCGGCGGCAGCATCGTCGTCACCGACTACGCGGGCGCGTTTGTCCAGCAGATCACCGCCGAGGAGGGGGCCGCGGGCCTCGTGCTCTCGGCGGATTCCAGCAAGCTGTACGTGGCCCTGTCGACGGCCGACGCAATCGCCGAGATCGACACCGCCACCCTCACCGAGACCCATCGCTACCCGACCGGCGCGGACACCTCGCCCCAGAGCCTGGCGATGGCGGGCGGCAAGCTGTGGTTCGGCTACACGGTCGGCAGCAGCGGCGGCATCGGCTCGCTCGACATAGCCTCTCCGGCCCCGGAGGCGACGCTCGTCCCGAGCGGCCGGTACTGGTACTACGCCCCGGCCCTGGCGTCGTCCCCCGCCGATCCGAACGTCCTGGTGGCGGGCGAGGAGGGCGTCAGCCCGGCAACCCTGGCGGTCTACGACACGGCGACCGGCGGCCTGCAGAAGCGCGCCGAGCGCCTCTTCACCTCGTCGCCGTCGATCTCGTACCTCAACGACTTCGCGGTGACGGCGGACGGCCAGAACATCGTCGTAGCGGCGAACAACCCCAGCGACCACCAGATCGTCCGCCTGTCGGACCTGTCGTCGAACGGCTACTACTCGAGCTGGCAGTTTCCGAACGCGGTGGCCGTGGCGACCGACGGAACGGTGGCAACAGGCGCATCCGGCGACTTCGTAAAAACCTACCGCCCGGGCTCCACCTGGCCGTCGCTCCACGAGTACGCCGTGAACGACCTTCAGCGCGACGGCCTCGCCTGGGCCCCGGACGAGAACCGCCTCTTCGCGATCACGGGCGTGTCCTACGGCAGCGCCCCCACGCTCCACGTCCTCCCGGACGCCGGCAAGCTGGACACCACCCTCAGCTTCCAGGTCCCCGCAACCTCCCGCAAGGGCAAGGACCTGACCATCACTGGCTGGCTGTCGGCAGCGGAGCCCTTCCCGGCAGGCACGACGGTGGAAGTGACCCGCGCGGACGCGGCACACCCGACCGGCACTCCGGTCGGCACCTTCACCATCTCCACGGCGACGGGCGAGTTCACGTTCACGGAACAACCGCGCGAGACGGGTGACATCACCTACACCGCCACGTACAAGGGCGACGGCCAGCACATGCCCGCAACGACCCAGACGACGGTGACGATCACCAAGTAG